The following nucleotide sequence is from Candidatus Latescibacter sp..
TTTACAGCAGCCCCATAGTTTTCAGGATGCCCCGCAGCTCGTTGCGCCTGGCTTCGGAGAGCGGCCCGACCGGGCGGCGGCAGGGCCCGGCGGGAAGCCCCTGCAGTGTCATGGCTTCCTTCACCACAACCGGGAATGTGCCCGCGGAGAAGAACTCCCGCAGGGGAACCAGTCTCTCCTGGAATTCACTGGAAGCTTTCAGATTCCCGGCAGTGAATTCTCGATAAATCCCTACCACGATGTCAATCGCGGCGTTGGAAGTGGCGGCGACTGCGCCGTCGAGGCCGGTCAAAAGCCCGGCATAGATAAGCTGGTCGCGGCCGATGAACACTTCGAACTTTTCCCCGCAGAGCCGCTTGTACCCAAGAGTCATTCCCATATCCCCGCTAGAATCCTTGATGCCCTTCATATTTTCCGAAAGCAGGCAAAGACGGGCCACTGTTTCCGGCAGTATATTCAGATGAGTCCGCCAGGGGTTGTTGTAGATGTACAGGGGAATATCCACCGCTTCAAGGATGGCTTTGTAATGCTGGTAAAGCTCCTCCTGGCTGGGGCTGATGTAGTAAGGAGTGCTGACCACTGCGGCATCGGCGCCCGCCTTTTTAGCTGCCAGGGTCATTTCTATGGCGCCGCGTGTGGTGATCGAGCCGGTTCCCTGGAGCACCGGAACCCGCCCGGCGACTGTTTCAAGGCAAATATCAAGCAAGCGGTGCTTTTCGCTTGCGGTCAGGCTGTATCCTTCCCCTTGCCCGCCGCAGGCGAAAATCCCGTGAACGCCGTGAGCTATCAGGTATTCGATAACCTTCCTATACCCTTTCTCGTCGATATTTTCCGCGGCATCAAATACCGTGACCACCGGGGTAACAATGCCTTTCAGATTCATAACCGGTTCTCCTGTATATTATGAAAACAATGTAAAATATCTCTCGTAAAGTTCGCAAAAAAGAATAAAAGAGAAAAAAAATTTGACAGGATTAACAAGATTTACAAGATTTTGGAAAATACAAAGAGTATAATCCTG
It contains:
- the dapA gene encoding 4-hydroxy-tetrahydrodipicolinate synthase; amino-acid sequence: MNLKGIVTPVVTVFDAAENIDEKGYRKVIEYLIAHGVHGIFACGGQGEGYSLTASEKHRLLDICLETVAGRVPVLQGTGSITTRGAIEMTLAAKKAGADAAVVSTPYYISPSQEELYQHYKAILEAVDIPLYIYNNPWRTHLNILPETVARLCLLSENMKGIKDSSGDMGMTLGYKRLCGEKFEVFIGRDQLIYAGLLTGLDGAVAATSNAAIDIVVGIYREFTAGNLKASSEFQERLVPLREFFSAGTFPVVVKEAMTLQGLPAGPCRRPVGPLSEARRNELRGILKTMGLL